ACGTTATAGTCGCCTTTACCGACATCACATCGGGGACATTTGTCCATCGCGGCGGATCATTCGAGGGGCTGATGGTCAATTTCAATCCAGGTGGAGCGGTCGCGGCTGCCAGCGTGATGTATCTTGTCCTTTCGGTCGTGATGGGCATGGTGCAACGGTTTCTGCGGCCGCCGCTCTGGCTCATTACATTGATCTTCGTTCCCGCGTCGCTGGGAGTGGCATGGCTGGGAACGCATATCTCGAATCTGCTGATTCTCGATGCGCGCACATGGGGAGTGTTGATCTTGCTGTACTGCGGCATTGCATCGGTAGTGCCGGTATGGTCGCTGCTTCAGCCACGCGGATACCTCGGTGGGTTCATTTTGTTTTTGGCACTGGGGCTCGGTGTGATCGGCATGTTCTTCGGAGGGTATGAGATCCAGCAGCCCGCGTTTATCACATGGGACACCGGCGCCATGACCGGTACACTCTTCCCATTCCTCTTTGTCACGATTGCCTGCGGCGCATGTTCCGGATTCCATGGGCTGGTCTGCTCGGGAACGACATCGAAGCAAATTGAGCGCGAGTCGCACATTCGTCCGGTCGGCTTCGGCGCGATGCTGGCCGAGGGGTTTGTCGCGTTGATTGCATTGGTGACGATTATGATCTTTGCACGTGAGCAGGTCGCCGGTCTGAAGCCGGGCACGATCTACGGCAACGGCATCGGCAGTTTTCTGACGCTGTTGATCGGGCGCGACAACCTGCCGTTTGCGATCACATTCGGCGCGATGGCGTTTTCGACTTTCGTCTTCGACACGCTCGATGTCTGCACGCGGTTGGCGCGATACATCATTCAGGAGTTGATCGGCGTGCGCAACCTACTCAGCGGGTTGATTGCCACCGGCGTG
The nucleotide sequence above comes from Candidatus Zixiibacteriota bacterium. Encoded proteins:
- a CDS encoding carbon starvation CstA family protein yields the protein MSLPLLAFGFIVLLGLAYRFYGRWVARHVALDDGRPTPATEINDGIDFVPVKPFYLFAQHFSAIAAAGPIAGPILAAQTFGWLPCLLWIGLGVVFIGAVHDFAALAASVRHRACSIAEITREHLGPKAGVAILVFIWIALIYVIVAFTDITSGTFVHRGGSFEGLMVNFNPGGAVAAASVMYLVLSVVMGMVQRFLRPPLWLITLIFVPASLGVAWLGTHISNLLILDARTWGVLILLYCGIASVVPVWSLLQPRGYLGGFILFLALGLGVIGMFFGGYEIQQPAFITWDTGAMTGTLFPFLFVTIACGACSGFHGLVCSGTTSKQIERESHIRPVGFGAMLAEGFVALIALVTIMIFAREQVAGLKPGTIYGNGIGSFLTLLIGRDNLPFAITFGAMAFSTFVFDTLDVCTRLARYIIQELIGVRNLLSGLIATGVTLAIPVFLLWGAGEGSWIKFWTLFGASNQLLAALTLLTITVWLYRSRRRIMFTLLPMLFVLSITLWSLLALVIGNCRAAQGFDLALVNATAALALIILALYLVGAGLIKWLRSERLPESPVVTTSGQ